The genomic stretch ATTGGGAAGGGGATGAAACTGCAGAGACACACAGATACCTGCAGATAAGCTCCCGGTTTCTTCAGAACACAACCTGAAGGATGCTTTATGCCCTCTCGTCTGCAAAAAGCCAAACAAGACCCCGAATCCATGAAGGGTCGGATTCTGAAAACGGCCAGAAAACTCTTCGGCGATTACGGATACGATGCCACAACCACCCGACGGATCGCTAAAGAAGTCGGCATCGACATTTCGACCCTGTACTATCACTGGGGGGAGAAACAGGACCTCTACGAAGCCGTGATCCTCGACATCAACGACGAAATTCAGGAGCGATTCCGGGAAATCGAGCGGCGGGTGAAAGGGCAGAGTCTCGATGTCCGGCTCGACATCGCCATCGACGTGATGGCCGATTACCTGTTCGAAAATCCCGAAGTCGCCAACCTCATGCTCCTCGGATATTTCAGTAAGGATCGTCACGGCATCACGCTCGACTCTCGCATGGCGGATCATATCGCATCCATTGCCGTTGCCATGGGCCTGTCTCCGGACAAACAGAACGTTTCCGTTCAAGCCAAGGCGCGCATCATGGCCGTCTGGAATTCGGTGCTGAACTTCATTTCCGGTGAAAATTTCTTCCGCCCGATGATGAATGTGGATCATGAGGCCTACAGGCTGGTCGTCAAGGAAACCCTGAAATTCATTCTGGTGCCGGCGTTCGTGAAATAGGCAAAGATTTCCCGCTGCAACCCAAACCCATAAGGTTTGATCTGACCGGGAAATAGAAAATGGAGCTCACAAGGCCTTGGTTCCGGTCAGAATCAAACCAATGTTCAAGGAGCCCGTGTTCAGAGGGGGCTGTTATAGGGGGATTGCTTTGGCACGGTCTTTGGGACAGGCCGAGGAAAGGCTTTTGATCGACGAAGCCATCGATGGTAGACGGCCCCAATTACGCTCGATGCGGTAAATTGGAGATATCATTGTTGAGATTGATCCTGTCCAAAATGGTCGAGTATATATTTTTCATGTTCAAAGGCCGCAGCAATGGTATCCAACAAAATCTGTAGCATTTTGCGGCATAACCCTTTGATTGATGCA from Desulfatirhabdium butyrativorans DSM 18734 encodes the following:
- a CDS encoding TetR/AcrR family transcriptional regulator; translated protein: MPSRLQKAKQDPESMKGRILKTARKLFGDYGYDATTTRRIAKEVGIDISTLYYHWGEKQDLYEAVILDINDEIQERFREIERRVKGQSLDVRLDIAIDVMADYLFENPEVANLMLLGYFSKDRHGITLDSRMADHIASIAVAMGLSPDKQNVSVQAKARIMAVWNSVLNFISGENFFRPMMNVDHEAYRLVVKETLKFILVPAFVK